A portion of the Oxynema aestuarii AP17 genome contains these proteins:
- a CDS encoding cation:proton antiporter domain-containing protein, with protein MQEDFRLILDLVTLLAAASVGGLLASALRQPALLGYLLGGTIVGPAGLGWIKELIQVETLAQFGVALLLFTLGVEFSLGELKKVKAIALGGGTLQIVLTIAVTSSVALMMGWLTSPVQGIFLGAILSLSSTAVVIKSLMERNEMETPHGQVMLGILVVQDLALGLMLAVLPALNEPAEAISISVASALLRIGLFAIAAIGFGTYIVPRLLRMLAKTESQELFLLGVVTLCLGIALVTYYLGFSIEMGAFVAGLMISEVEYADQTLTYVEPLRDLLAALFFVSVGMLIDPVFLWNHLEVILGLVCLVLIGKFLIVAPIVRLFGYSLRTALIAGFGLGQIGEFSFVLTAQGQALGLVSRQVYLLILGTTALTLVLTPFLLKLMPQVLNWAETIPGLTGFFDRTAMPLGMSEERPLENHVVVCGYGRIGKKVVQLLQSHNYPVVAIDSTERAIQQLRGAGIPYIYGNAASLHVLQAAGIDRASAMAIAVHDPMSTRLCLKRALELSPDLDVVVETDLEKDIEMLYQLGAWEVVQSEFEVSLEVATHLLMGVGFPLSGIRREIEQIRQHHYLDLRPERSASDVARELQSATQDLNGKWYDLPERSPLIGMTIEQTDLRRLTGVSLLAIRRRDGEELDYPDSQVNFEVGDKLLLVGEPEEFATVEDLAKGEIAVPREHRSCQWLTVPDRSLNRGKTLSELDLRRQYAVQVQAIRREAHFIRFPHGDTAIEGGDRLLLCGARTSLQRVRDAIALAEEGVSTPVSVAIGSGRDRP; from the coding sequence GTGCAAGAAGACTTCAGATTAATTCTCGATTTAGTCACTTTATTAGCCGCCGCCTCCGTCGGCGGACTGTTGGCTTCTGCCCTGCGTCAACCCGCCCTCCTCGGCTACTTACTCGGCGGCACGATCGTCGGTCCTGCCGGATTGGGATGGATTAAAGAACTCATCCAAGTCGAAACCCTCGCCCAGTTTGGCGTTGCCCTGCTCCTGTTTACCCTCGGCGTCGAATTTTCCCTCGGCGAACTCAAAAAAGTCAAAGCGATCGCCCTCGGCGGCGGCACCTTGCAAATTGTCCTCACGATCGCCGTCACCAGCAGCGTCGCCCTGATGATGGGCTGGTTGACCTCTCCGGTACAAGGGATTTTTCTCGGGGCGATCTTATCCCTATCCTCCACCGCCGTCGTCATCAAATCCCTGATGGAACGCAACGAGATGGAAACCCCCCACGGACAGGTGATGCTGGGGATCCTCGTCGTGCAAGACTTGGCCTTGGGGTTGATGCTGGCGGTATTGCCCGCCTTAAACGAACCTGCCGAAGCAATTTCAATAAGCGTCGCCTCGGCTTTACTGCGGATTGGCTTATTCGCGATCGCCGCGATCGGCTTCGGCACCTATATCGTTCCCCGGCTGCTGCGGATGCTCGCCAAAACCGAAAGTCAGGAATTATTCTTACTCGGCGTCGTCACCCTGTGTTTGGGCATCGCCTTAGTCACCTACTATTTGGGCTTTTCCATCGAAATGGGCGCCTTCGTCGCCGGATTGATGATTTCTGAAGTCGAATATGCCGACCAAACCTTAACCTATGTCGAACCCCTGCGCGACTTACTCGCCGCCTTATTTTTCGTCTCCGTCGGAATGCTGATCGACCCGGTGTTCTTGTGGAACCATCTCGAAGTCATTTTAGGCTTGGTCTGTCTCGTTTTAATCGGAAAATTTTTAATCGTCGCGCCCATCGTGCGCCTGTTTGGCTATTCCTTAAGAACCGCGCTCATTGCCGGATTTGGCTTGGGTCAAATCGGGGAATTTTCCTTCGTGCTGACCGCCCAAGGGCAGGCATTGGGATTGGTATCGCGACAAGTTTACTTATTAATTTTAGGCACCACCGCCCTAACCTTAGTCCTAACCCCATTTTTATTAAAATTAATGCCCCAAGTGCTCAATTGGGCCGAAACCATACCCGGATTGACGGGCTTTTTCGACCGAACGGCGATGCCTTTAGGGATGTCGGAGGAGCGACCCTTAGAAAATCACGTGGTGGTTTGCGGTTACGGACGGATCGGTAAAAAAGTCGTGCAACTGCTGCAAAGTCACAATTATCCCGTGGTGGCGATCGATTCGACCGAACGGGCGATCCAGCAGCTTAGAGGGGCGGGAATTCCTTATATTTACGGCAATGCAGCCTCCCTGCACGTGCTGCAAGCGGCGGGAATCGATCGCGCCAGTGCGATGGCGATCGCCGTGCACGACCCGATGAGTACGCGCCTGTGCTTGAAGCGAGCCCTCGAACTCTCGCCCGATTTGGATGTCGTCGTCGAAACCGATCTCGAAAAAGACATCGAAATGCTCTATCAATTGGGCGCCTGGGAAGTCGTTCAGTCCGAGTTCGAGGTCAGTTTAGAAGTTGCCACCCATTTATTAATGGGGGTCGGCTTCCCCTTGAGCGGAATTCGACGAGAAATCGAACAAATTCGCCAACATCACTATCTCGACCTGCGACCGGAACGATCGGCGTCGGACGTGGCGCGGGAATTGCAAAGTGCGACCCAGGATCTCAACGGCAAATGGTACGATTTGCCCGAGCGATCGCCCCTGATCGGGATGACGATCGAACAAACCGACTTGCGCCGACTGACCGGGGTGAGTCTGTTGGCGATCCGCCGCCGGGACGGGGAAGAATTGGACTACCCCGATTCTCAAGTCAACTTCGAGGTGGGGGATAAACTGTTACTCGTCGGCGAACCGGAAGAATTCGCCACCGTTGAAGATTTGGCGAAAGGGGAGATCGCCGTCCCTCGCGAACACCGTTCCTGTCAGTGGCTGACCGTTCCCGATCGCAGTTTGAACCGAGGGAAAACCCTGTCCGAACTCGACTTGCGGCGTCAGTACGCGGTGCAGGTGCAAGCGATTCGCCGCGAGGCGCATTTTATCCGCTTCCCTCACGGAGATACGGCGATTGAAGGTGGCGATCGCCTGCTGCTGTGCGGCGCCAGAACGTCCCTGCAACGGGTTCGAGACGCGATCGCATTGGCGGAGGAAGGGGTCTCTACCCCGGTTTCCGTCGCGATCGGTTCCGGGCGCGATCGCCCCTAG
- the dapF gene encoding diaminopimelate epimerase, whose translation MSIEFSKYHGLGNDFILIDNRDRDEPRLDRDRAVNLCDRHFGIGADGVIFALPAVNSETDYTMRIFNSDGSEPEMCGNGIRCLARFLADLETTQGRETPRSTFRIHTLAGTIVPEIVADGQVRVDMGTPHLLAREIPTTLADAEEKAIDRSIDVGDCQWSVTCVSMGNPHCITFVEDVAAIDLEKIGPLFEHHPAFPQRTNVEFVEVVARDRLKMRVWERGAGITLACGTGACATLVAGVLTERCDRAATVELPGGPLAIEWSSGDGRIYMTGPAECVFTGRI comes from the coding sequence ATGAGTATCGAATTTAGCAAATATCACGGGCTGGGAAATGACTTTATCTTGATCGACAATCGCGACCGAGACGAACCGCGACTCGATCGCGACCGCGCGGTGAATTTGTGCGATCGCCACTTCGGAATCGGGGCCGACGGCGTCATTTTTGCCTTACCTGCGGTGAATTCCGAAACTGACTACACCATGCGGATTTTCAACTCCGACGGGTCGGAACCGGAAATGTGCGGCAACGGAATTCGCTGTTTGGCGCGTTTTTTGGCGGATCTCGAGACGACCCAAGGGCGCGAGACGCCGCGATCGACCTTTCGCATTCATACCCTAGCCGGAACGATCGTGCCCGAGATCGTCGCCGACGGTCAAGTGCGCGTGGATATGGGGACTCCCCACCTGTTGGCCCGGGAAATTCCGACCACCTTAGCCGATGCAGAAGAAAAAGCGATCGATCGCTCGATCGACGTTGGGGATTGCCAGTGGTCGGTCACCTGCGTCAGTATGGGCAATCCCCACTGTATTACCTTTGTCGAAGACGTGGCGGCGATCGACCTGGAAAAAATCGGTCCGCTTTTCGAGCATCATCCGGCATTTCCTCAACGGACGAACGTGGAATTTGTGGAAGTCGTCGCCCGCGATCGCCTGAAAATGCGGGTTTGGGAACGGGGTGCGGGGATTACCCTCGCCTGCGGGACCGGGGCCTGTGCCACCCTGGTTGCGGGAGTGCTGACCGAACGGTGCGATCGCGCCGCCACGGTGGAACTTCCCGGCGGTCCGTTGGCGATCGAATGGTCTAGTGGTGACGGTCGCATTTACATGACCGGACCGGCGGAATGCGTGTTTACCGGGCGGATTTAA
- a CDS encoding ATP-binding protein has translation MVSLIDKVAVELQVPDCQRITVKTDLTLLPDLLKWFERFNGPPLAQPTWMQCQLVLAEGFTNAVRHAHKHLPPQVEIEIEVAVSSQCLELRIFDRGDPFDLPTAIERECQEIDPEAERGRGLYLMDRIGDRLEYRRTEDGGNCLHWIKYL, from the coding sequence ATGGTGTCCCTCATTGATAAGGTTGCGGTTGAATTGCAAGTTCCTGATTGTCAACGGATTACGGTCAAAACCGATTTAACCCTACTTCCCGACCTGTTAAAGTGGTTCGAGCGTTTTAACGGACCTCCCCTGGCTCAGCCCACCTGGATGCAGTGCCAGTTAGTTTTAGCCGAAGGGTTTACGAATGCGGTCCGTCACGCCCACAAACACCTTCCCCCACAGGTCGAAATCGAGATCGAAGTCGCGGTCAGTTCTCAATGCTTAGAATTGAGGATTTTCGATCGCGGCGACCCCTTCGACTTGCCGACGGCGATCGAACGCGAGTGCCAGGAAATCGACCCGGAAGCGGAACGGGGGCGCGGGCTTTACCTGATGGATCGGATTGGCGATCGCCTGGAGTACAGGCGCACTGAGGATGGCGGCAACTGTTTGCATTGGATCAAGTACCTCTAA
- a CDS encoding late competence development ComFB family protein, with translation MSIEKIVEQALQDGYLTPAMEAEVGRICNTASELSIEEYMALDRLMGALLTGEVVVLPRKQFINVMEELVLSEAIARVAEIEATSDRTLDVGDIAAYGLNRLPPLYATTEEGANYQRSRAKEELQTLITQRVEEAIARYLDRPDFFPERVALGKSSGKEVLSQVSSLLQAYAPNYESQPNPQNPS, from the coding sequence ATGAGTATCGAAAAAATCGTCGAACAGGCACTGCAGGATGGTTATCTAACCCCCGCGATGGAAGCCGAAGTGGGACGAATTTGTAACACTGCATCGGAGTTGTCGATCGAAGAGTACATGGCGCTCGATCGCCTGATGGGAGCGCTGTTGACTGGGGAGGTGGTGGTTCTCCCGCGCAAACAATTCATCAATGTGATGGAGGAGTTGGTGTTGTCGGAGGCGATCGCCCGGGTGGCAGAAATTGAGGCGACCAGCGATCGCACCCTCGATGTGGGGGATATCGCCGCCTACGGACTCAACCGCCTGCCCCCCCTTTATGCGACCACCGAAGAAGGGGCGAACTACCAGCGATCGCGCGCCAAGGAGGAGTTACAAACCCTGATTACCCAAAGAGTGGAAGAGGCGATCGCCCGCTATCTCGACCGACCGGATTTTTTCCCGGAACGAGTCGCCTTGGGCAAAAGTTCGGGCAAGGAAGTCCTCTCTCAGGTCAGTTCCTTACTCCAAGCTTACGCCCCCAATTACGAAAGCCAACCCAATCCCCAAAATCCCAGTTAG
- a CDS encoding PP2C family protein-serine/threonine phosphatase — MMNILVIDDDSTIRLVLSKSLTKQGYQVALASNGLQGIELARQLRPALIICDWMMPGLDGLQVCRQIKAMPELSTTFFILLTARDTPEDRILGLDTGADEFLSKPIHIQELKARVRAGLRIHQLTQDLHLTNRELEHERLEAAQYLQSLLPVQVETPIKIASRFLPSRQLGGDCFDYYWLDRDCLALYLLDVSGHGLGATLPALSVLQWMRSRNDKDRTHRPHQPLDLAEPARVLDALNQAFEMEHYQDKYFTIWYGIYHRTRRQLVYASAGHPPALLLAPEGDPAGSVRRLHTPGLPIGMFADARYEQDCCAIAPGSTLYLFSDGAYELHRENGTRWSLEEFVKLLVELRQHESADLDTLLHRLRHIETQAIFDDDLSILQLDFLEE; from the coding sequence ATGATGAACATTTTAGTCATTGACGACGACTCAACGATCCGCTTGGTTTTGAGCAAAAGTCTCACCAAACAAGGATATCAAGTCGCCTTGGCCTCCAATGGCCTCCAAGGTATCGAATTGGCCCGACAGTTGCGCCCCGCCCTGATAATTTGCGATTGGATGATGCCCGGTCTCGACGGCTTGCAGGTCTGCCGCCAGATCAAAGCGATGCCGGAGTTATCCACCACCTTTTTCATCCTGCTGACGGCTCGCGACACCCCCGAGGATCGCATTTTAGGCTTGGATACCGGGGCCGACGAATTTCTCTCCAAACCAATTCACATTCAGGAACTCAAAGCCCGCGTTCGAGCCGGACTTCGCATCCACCAACTGACACAAGATTTGCACCTCACCAATCGGGAGTTAGAACACGAACGCCTCGAAGCGGCTCAATACCTGCAATCCCTGCTTCCGGTACAGGTGGAAACGCCGATTAAAATTGCCAGCCGTTTTTTACCATCGCGACAACTCGGCGGCGATTGTTTTGATTATTATTGGCTCGATCGCGATTGCCTCGCCCTCTATTTGCTCGACGTGTCCGGTCACGGCTTGGGAGCCACGTTACCCGCCCTGTCGGTTCTCCAGTGGATGCGATCGCGCAATGACAAAGACCGGACTCATCGACCCCACCAACCCCTCGATCTCGCCGAACCCGCCCGGGTCTTGGACGCCTTAAATCAGGCATTCGAGATGGAACACTATCAAGATAAATACTTTACGATCTGGTACGGCATCTATCATCGAACCCGGCGTCAATTAGTCTATGCCAGTGCCGGACATCCCCCCGCCTTATTATTGGCACCGGAGGGCGACCCAGCAGGATCGGTGCGACGCTTGCACACCCCCGGATTGCCCATCGGCATGTTTGCCGACGCCCGATACGAGCAGGACTGTTGCGCGATCGCCCCGGGTAGCACCTTATACCTGTTCAGTGACGGCGCTTACGAACTCCACCGCGAGAACGGGACGCGCTGGAGTTTAGAAGAATTCGTGAAACTGTTAGTCGAATTACGCCAGCACGAGAGCGCCGATCTCGATACCCTCTTACACCGATTGCGCCACATCGAAACGCAAGCGATTTTCGATGACGATCTGTCCATCTTGCAGCTCGACTTTCTCGAAGAGTAA
- a CDS encoding Hfq-related RNA-binding protein: MPDLDTNLPSIRQIQSLIKEKKEVELKVVTGDLIAGKIFWQDSECLSVLDHYDRQTVIWKHAIVFIQPKA, translated from the coding sequence ATGCCTGACTTAGATACTAATCTTCCGAGCATTCGCCAAATTCAAAGTTTGATCAAAGAAAAAAAAGAGGTCGAACTCAAAGTCGTTACCGGGGATCTGATCGCGGGGAAAATTTTTTGGCAAGATAGCGAATGTCTCTCGGTTCTCGACCATTACGACCGACAGACGGTGATCTGGAAACACGCGATCGTCTTCATTCAGCCGAAGGCATAA
- a CDS encoding M23 family metallopeptidase codes for MIIPVHGLNAIAEERGMSLVSGWVRQVKSSWDALLGRSLLSGISVVVALGLPAQALQVEIKPENPQLGDTLSIVVENDPGETEAPTVEIGSQTYPVFAIGGNRFRALFPTTPLDEPGRQVVRVTGGEEVQNLAVWVGDRSFPTQSIWLPPDKEDLQGTDYEFDRVDEFKELVTPQKFWNGPFLRPNNGVVTTIFGVRRYYNGVFAEDYYHRGVDYGGASGSAVVAPAGGRIALVGREADGFEIHGNTVGIDHGQGVLSILIHLSRIDVKEGDMVKAGQIVGGVGSTGASTGPHLHWGLYVHGRAVDPVPWRFEGFE; via the coding sequence ATGATCATTCCTGTGCATGGGTTGAATGCGATCGCCGAGGAACGAGGGATGTCCCTCGTCTCGGGATGGGTACGACAGGTCAAGTCGTCCTGGGACGCTTTGCTCGGGCGCTCTTTACTGTCGGGGATTTCTGTAGTGGTCGCGTTAGGCTTACCTGCGCAAGCCCTACAAGTCGAAATCAAACCGGAAAATCCCCAATTGGGGGATACCCTCTCGATCGTGGTCGAGAACGATCCGGGGGAAACGGAAGCGCCGACCGTCGAGATCGGGTCGCAAACTTATCCCGTATTTGCTATTGGCGGCAACCGCTTTCGCGCCTTGTTCCCGACGACCCCTTTAGACGAGCCGGGACGGCAGGTGGTGCGCGTTACGGGGGGTGAAGAAGTCCAAAACCTGGCGGTCTGGGTGGGCGATCGCTCCTTCCCCACCCAATCGATTTGGCTGCCGCCAGATAAAGAAGACCTCCAAGGGACCGATTACGAATTCGATCGCGTCGATGAGTTCAAAGAACTGGTGACGCCGCAAAAATTCTGGAACGGACCGTTCCTGCGCCCGAACAACGGCGTCGTCACCACGATTTTCGGGGTTCGGCGTTATTATAACGGGGTCTTTGCCGAAGATTACTACCATCGTGGGGTAGACTATGGCGGAGCGTCTGGGTCGGCGGTCGTCGCTCCGGCGGGGGGACGCATCGCCCTGGTCGGTCGCGAAGCCGACGGCTTTGAGATTCACGGCAACACGGTCGGAATCGACCACGGTCAGGGAGTCCTCAGTATTTTGATTCATCTGAGCCGGATCGATGTCAAAGAAGGCGATATGGTTAAAGCAGGTCAGATTGTCGGTGGAGTCGGCTCGACTGGCGCATCGACCGGACCGCATTTACATTGGGGATTGTACGTCCACGGTCGAGCGGTCGATCCGGTGCCGTGGCGCTTTGAAGGGTTCGAGTAA